In a genomic window of Phragmites australis chromosome 14, lpPhrAust1.1, whole genome shotgun sequence:
- the LOC133890092 gene encoding uncharacterized protein LOC133890092 isoform X2 — translation MESTRKPCLLISLLLFVLLVSTVHGAQLADARDAAAGGDEERTTVRTGAAGHEGHGYSSHSGGHNPNGGMPEQGGAGVVDPRNLAVRSHHRHHGAASRRALGYSSAAICALVGAILAVVLV, via the exons ATGGAGAGCACAAGGAAACCTTGCCTTCTCATCTCCCTTCTCTTGTTCGTGCTCCTTGTGTCAACTGTCCATGGAGCTCAGCTCGCAGATGCCAGGGACGCAG cagcaggaggtgACGAGGAGCGGACCACGGTGAGGACCGGTGCTGCCGGACATGAAGGGCACGGCTACAGCAGCCACAGTGGTGGGCACAACCCGAACGGCGGCATGCCGGAGCAAGGCGGGGCGGGGGTTGTCGATCCCCGTAACCTCGCTGTCCGgagccaccaccgccaccatggTGCGGCGAGCAGGAGGGCGCTTGGCTACTCTTCTGCAGCGATCTGCGCGCTTGTGGGAGCAATCCTTGCGGTGGTTCTTGTCTGA
- the LOC133890092 gene encoding uncharacterized protein LOC133890092 isoform X1: MESTRKPCLLISLLLFVLLVSTVHGAQLADARDAAAAGGDEERTTVRTGAAGHEGHGYSSHSGGHNPNGGMPEQGGAGVVDPRNLAVRSHHRHHGAASRRALGYSSAAICALVGAILAVVLV; encoded by the exons ATGGAGAGCACAAGGAAACCTTGCCTTCTCATCTCCCTTCTCTTGTTCGTGCTCCTTGTGTCAACTGTCCATGGAGCTCAGCTCGCAGATGCCAGGGACGCAG cagcagcaggaggtgACGAGGAGCGGACCACGGTGAGGACCGGTGCTGCCGGACATGAAGGGCACGGCTACAGCAGCCACAGTGGTGGGCACAACCCGAACGGCGGCATGCCGGAGCAAGGCGGGGCGGGGGTTGTCGATCCCCGTAACCTCGCTGTCCGgagccaccaccgccaccatggTGCGGCGAGCAGGAGGGCGCTTGGCTACTCTTCTGCAGCGATCTGCGCGCTTGTGGGAGCAATCCTTGCGGTGGTTCTTGTCTGA